From Myotis daubentonii chromosome 15, mMyoDau2.1, whole genome shotgun sequence, one genomic window encodes:
- the LOC132216569 gene encoding myeloid cell surface antigen CD33-like: MSEMLWLLPLLWAGSLAQHAGYTLTVQTPVTVQEGLCVSVSCTFTALWTSGTSIPAYGSWFPDRANVHHDAAVVTSNQSRNVQEETQGRFHLLGDPRTNNCSLDIRDARRTDEGLYFFRVERAGYQEFKYSYIQDMLSVQVTALNHTPHILNPGPLESGHSRNLTCSVPWACERGTPPIFSWTSAAHTALGPRTHLSSVLTLTPRPQDHGTNLTCQVHFPAAGVTVETTIQLNVSCVTENPTPGGCLGDSAGEPRTRADMVRAAVGGAGVTALLAGCLCLIYFVVKTRRKNARTAMGMGNIHTATGPASLGHQKTPELESPPADSTSSAGAAPTLRVEPEVYYASIRFQGKNSPQTNTEPEYSNVRTQ; encoded by the exons ATGTCAGAgatgctgtggctgctgcccctgctgtgggCAG GGTCCCTGGCTCAGCATGCAGGATACACACTGACAGTGCAGACACCCGTGACAGTGCAGGAGGGcctgtgtgtttctgtgtccTGCACCTTCACTGCCCTGTGGACCTCTGGGACTTCTATCCCTGCATATGGCTCCTGGTTCCCAGACAGAGCTAATGTACACCACGATGCTGCTGTGGTCACAAGCAACCAGAGTCGTAACGTGcaggaggagacccagggccgATTCCACCTCCTCGGGGATCCCCGGACCAACAACTGCTCCCTGGACATCAGAGACGCCAGGAGGACAGATGAGGGATTATATTTTTTTCGAGTGGAGAGGGCAGGTTACCAAGAGTTTAAATATTCTTACATACAGGACATGCTCTCCGTGCAAGTGACGG cCCTCAACCACACACCCCACATCCTCAACCCGGGGCCCCTGGAGAGCGGCCACTCCAGGAACctgacctgctctgtgccctgggcctgTGAGCGGGGTACACCCCCCATCTTCTCCTGGACATCAGCTGCCCACActgccctgggccccaggacCCACCTATCCTCCGTGCTCACCCTCACCCCACGGCCCCAGGACCATGGCACGAACCTCACCTGTCAGGTGCATTTTCCTGCCGCTGGTGTGACCGTGGAGACAACCATCCAGCTCAACGTCTCCT GTGTCACAGAGAACCCAACACCAGGTGGTTGCCTAGGAGACAGTGCAG GGGAACCGAGGACGAGGGCAGATATGGTTCGGGCGGCTGTCGGGGGAGCCGGTGTCACTGCACTGCTGGCTGGCTGTCTCTGCCTCATTTATTTTGT AGTGAAGACCCGCAGGAAGAACGCCAGGACAGCCATGGGCATGGGCAACATCCACACTGCCACGGGGCCAGCTTCCCTG GGTCACCAGAAGACGCCGGAATTAGAGAGCCCACCGGCTGACTCCACTAGCTCTGCAGGGGCCGCCCCGACCTTGAGGGTGGAGCCAGAGGTGTATTATGCCTCCATCCGCTTTCAGGGGAAGAACTCTCCTCAGACAAACACCGAACCGGAATACTCAAATGTCAGGACCCAGTGA
- the LOC132217268 gene encoding myeloid cell surface antigen CD33-like: MSEMLWLLSLLWAGSLAQDERLRLTVQTPVTVQEGLCVSVSCTFTALWTSGTSIPAYGSWFPEGANVHHDAAVVTSNPARNVQEETQGRFHLLGDPRTNNCSLDIRDARRTDEGLYFFRVERAGYQEFKYSYIQDMLSVQVTALNHTPHILNPGPLESGHSRNLTCSVPWACERATPPIFSWTTAAHTALGPRTRLSSMLTLTPQPQDHGTDLTCQVHFPAVGVTVETTIQLSVTCVPENPTPGGCLGDGKGKKGAIMGCREQGLFQIRTGLDPGSS; this comes from the exons ATGTCAGAGATGCTGTGGCTGCTGTCCCTGCTATGGGCAG GGTCCCTGGCTCAGGATGAAAGACTCAGGCTGACAGTGCAGACACCCGTGACAGTGCAGGAGGGcctgtgtgtttctgtgtccTGCACCTTCACTGCCCTGTGGACCTCTGGGACTTCTATCCCTGCATATGGCTCCTGGTTCCCAGAAGGAGCTAATGTACACCACGATGCTGCTGTGGTCACAAGCAACCCAGCTCGTAACGTGcaggaggagacccagggccgATTCCACCTCCTCGGGGATCCCCGGACCAACAACTGCTCCCTGGACATCAGAGACGCCAGGAGGACAGATGAGGGATTATATTTTTTTCGAGTGGAGAGGGCAGGTTACCAAGAGTTTAAATATTCTTACATACAGGACATGCTCTCCGTGCAAGTGACGG cCCTCAACCACACACCCCACATCCTCAACCCAGGGCCCCTGGAGAGCGGCCACTCCAGGAACctgacctgctctgtgccctgggcctgTGAGCGGGCCACGCCCCCCATCTTCTCCTGGACAACAGCTGCCCACActgccctgggccccaggacCCGACTCTCCTCCATGCTCACCCTCACCCCACAGCCCCAGGACCACGGCACTGACCTCACCTGTCAGGTGCATTTTCCTGCCGTTGGTGTGACCGTGGAGACAACCATCCAGCTCAGCGTCACCT GTGTCCCGGAGAACCCAACACCAGGTGGTTGCCTAGGAGATGGCAAAGGTAAGAAGGGAGCCATCATGGGCTGTAGGGAGCAAGGCCTCTTCCAGATCAGGACAGGGCTGGACCCTGGGTCATCCTGA